The proteins below come from a single uncultured Dethiosulfovibrio sp. genomic window:
- a CDS encoding alanine/ornithine racemase family PLP-dependent enzyme, with protein sequence MNYPALIVDRAKLLENTEIFSKRCHDSGISVAAVSKVYCGMAELVQAQVDGGADWIADSRIENLAKMRDIKIPKILLRLPMISQAKEVVELSDLSFVSEVATCKALSDAAVAAGKVHEVLLMVDVGDLREGVWPDRAVDVAGEILSMPNIKLKGVGANLTCYGGVLPSGENLSLLVSVAEEIESRYGVTLEMVSGGNSSSINLIGTDDMPSRVNMLRLGESLTIGYETAKGTRVPGLHGDVFTLAAEIIEIQTKPSVPIGEIGRNAFGDIPVFEDRGLRKRAIVAIGQQDMRPDSIFPKDRAILVLGSSSDHMILDITDSDSDWKIGDVIEFNLGYGGVLAASTSDYVSKVII encoded by the coding sequence ATGAATTATCCTGCACTTATAGTAGACAGGGCAAAGCTATTAGAGAACACCGAGATATTCTCCAAACGGTGTCACGACAGCGGCATATCGGTGGCGGCGGTAAGCAAGGTGTACTGCGGAATGGCTGAGCTGGTTCAGGCCCAGGTGGATGGCGGGGCGGACTGGATCGCCGACAGCCGAATAGAGAACCTGGCTAAGATGAGGGATATCAAAATCCCGAAGATCCTCCTCAGGCTTCCTATGATCTCCCAGGCCAAAGAGGTCGTGGAGCTATCGGACCTAAGCTTTGTCTCCGAGGTCGCCACCTGTAAGGCCCTTTCCGACGCCGCTGTGGCAGCCGGGAAGGTCCACGAGGTGCTCCTCATGGTGGATGTTGGGGATCTGAGGGAGGGAGTCTGGCCCGACCGAGCGGTGGACGTGGCTGGGGAGATACTTTCCATGCCAAACATAAAGCTCAAGGGAGTCGGGGCAAACCTGACCTGCTACGGAGGGGTTCTTCCAAGCGGCGAGAACCTGTCCCTCCTCGTGTCGGTTGCGGAGGAGATAGAGTCCCGTTACGGGGTCACCCTTGAGATGGTGTCCGGCGGAAACTCCTCCTCCATAAACCTGATAGGTACCGACGATATGCCCAGTAGGGTCAACATGCTGCGCCTCGGCGAATCCCTGACCATCGGCTACGAGACAGCCAAGGGAACCAGGGTCCCCGGGCTCCACGGCGATGTGTTCACCCTGGCGGCGGAGATCATAGAGATCCAGACCAAGCCATCGGTCCCAATAGGGGAGATAGGCCGCAACGCCTTCGGCGATATCCCGGTGTTCGAGGACCGAGGCCTGAGGAAGAGGGCCATAGTGGCCATTGGCCAGCAGGACATGAGGCCCGACTCGATTTTCCCAAAGGACAGGGCGATACTGGTCCTAGGGAGCAGCAGCGACCACATGATACTGGACATAACCGACAGCGACAGCGATTGGAAAATAGGCGACGTGATAGAGTTCAACCTGGGCTACGGCGGCGTCCTGGCCGCCAGCACCAGCGATTACGTCTCCAAGGTCATAATATAA
- a CDS encoding GlmL-related ornithine degradation protein, which produces MKVAVLVAEIGSTTTVVNAFDGIGGPCPRFVGQGQAFTSVLQGDVTVGLKGAVEDLKGNLGVSELQWDEMLATSSAAGGLRMSVHGLVYDMTVRAAKEAALGAGGILKHVTAGKMRRTDLKKISEIHPNIVLVAGGVDYGERDTALHNFELVAELGLDIPVIYAGNVENQEEIKEIAQEKGIRLYLVENVYPKVDQLNVEPTRAVIQQVFEEHIIHAPGMTTVRDMVDGPILPTPGAVMEAAKVLKEAIGDLVVFDVGGATTDVHSVTEGSEEVGRLLISPEPEAKRTVEGDLGVFVNRYHVVENVGREELLKDFPDLDELLEKATAIPGDDRSRQFSERLAEEAMIMSLQRHAGTLRHLYGASGKRTIAEGKDLTEVKYIVGTGGALTRLPRHREILAKAAGYGKGLELYPKKDAKVLVDNHYIMASLGVLSKRYPEDAVALMLSSLDWENEK; this is translated from the coding sequence ATGAAAGTCGCCGTGTTGGTGGCCGAGATCGGCAGCACCACCACGGTGGTCAACGCCTTCGATGGAATAGGCGGCCCCTGTCCCCGTTTCGTGGGACAGGGGCAGGCCTTTACGTCGGTGCTCCAGGGCGATGTCACCGTGGGCCTTAAAGGTGCGGTTGAGGACCTGAAAGGAAACCTGGGAGTCTCAGAGCTTCAGTGGGACGAGATGTTGGCCACCTCCAGCGCGGCTGGGGGGCTCAGGATGAGCGTCCATGGCCTCGTCTACGACATGACCGTCAGGGCGGCAAAGGAGGCGGCCCTTGGAGCAGGAGGCATACTGAAACACGTCACGGCGGGAAAGATGCGTCGGACGGACCTCAAAAAGATATCCGAGATACACCCGAACATCGTACTTGTAGCTGGAGGGGTGGACTACGGCGAGAGGGACACCGCCCTCCACAACTTCGAGCTGGTGGCGGAGCTTGGGCTGGACATACCGGTTATCTACGCCGGAAACGTGGAAAACCAAGAAGAGATCAAGGAGATCGCCCAGGAGAAGGGCATCAGGCTCTATCTGGTCGAAAACGTCTATCCGAAGGTGGACCAGCTGAACGTCGAGCCCACCAGGGCGGTCATACAGCAGGTCTTCGAGGAGCACATAATCCACGCTCCCGGCATGACTACCGTAAGGGACATGGTCGACGGCCCGATCCTTCCCACCCCCGGCGCCGTCATGGAGGCGGCCAAGGTGCTCAAGGAGGCCATAGGTGACCTGGTTGTCTTCGACGTAGGAGGAGCCACAACCGACGTCCACTCGGTGACAGAGGGAAGCGAAGAGGTCGGCCGTCTCCTCATAAGCCCAGAGCCAGAGGCCAAGCGCACCGTGGAGGGAGACCTAGGGGTTTTCGTCAACAGGTATCACGTGGTGGAGAACGTCGGCAGGGAAGAGCTACTTAAGGACTTCCCCGACTTAGACGAACTCCTGGAGAAGGCCACCGCCATACCTGGTGACGATAGGTCAAGACAGTTCTCCGAGCGTTTGGCGGAGGAGGCCATGATAATGTCCCTTCAACGGCACGCCGGAACCCTTAGACACCTCTACGGCGCCTCGGGCAAGAGGACCATCGCCGAGGGAAAGGACCTCACCGAGGTCAAGTACATAGTTGGAACCGGCGGGGCACTCACCCGTCTGCCTAGGCACAGGGAGATACTGGCCAAGGCGGCGGGTTACGGAAAGGGCCTGGAGCTCTATCCCAAGAAGGACGCAAAGGTCCTGGTGGACAACCACTACATAATGGCGTCCCTGGGCGTCCTCTCCAAACGGTATCCCGAGGACGCTGTGGCTCTGATGCTCTCCAGCCTGGACTGGGAGAACGAAAAATAG
- a CDS encoding LysR substrate-binding domain-containing protein: MSIDRDVTIRQIEIFAEVARSRNLTAAATRLGMSQSAASMALKELERLLDGPLFGRVGRGLVLNDRGRLLLPLAEEVLSSIAEFTSVGCSGKEPSGDLTVACSTTIANYLFPFHMKAFMDLYPKVSIYLKVGNTMEIEEEISRGSADIGLVEGEVQGDRLASEDWVKDELVVFCSPRCPLAKEGAVSPHRLREERWILREDGSGTLSTVMDSLEKEGVVLSRTVRIGHTEAIKRAVEAGMGISCLSRFAVEREVARGELVIVDTAMVLHRWFRVVYHRGNRGGSAYSAMMKWLMEHRSRA, encoded by the coding sequence ATGTCGATTGATAGAGATGTAACCATAAGACAGATAGAGATCTTCGCCGAGGTCGCCAGATCGAGAAACCTTACCGCCGCCGCAACCAGGCTGGGCATGTCCCAGTCGGCGGCCAGCATGGCGCTGAAGGAGCTGGAGAGGCTTCTCGACGGACCTCTCTTCGGAAGGGTTGGCCGAGGGCTGGTCCTAAACGACAGAGGGAGGCTTCTGTTGCCTCTGGCGGAAGAGGTCCTGAGCTCGATCGCCGAGTTTACCTCCGTTGGTTGCTCCGGGAAGGAGCCGTCGGGCGATCTGACCGTAGCCTGTAGCACCACCATAGCCAACTACCTTTTTCCCTTCCACATGAAGGCCTTTATGGACCTCTATCCCAAGGTGTCCATATACCTAAAAGTCGGCAACACCATGGAGATAGAGGAGGAGATCTCAAGAGGGTCAGCCGATATAGGTCTTGTGGAGGGGGAGGTCCAGGGCGACAGATTGGCGTCGGAGGACTGGGTGAAAGACGAGCTGGTGGTGTTCTGCTCTCCCCGATGTCCTCTGGCAAAAGAGGGGGCCGTATCGCCCCATAGGCTGAGGGAAGAGCGGTGGATACTCAGAGAGGACGGATCTGGCACGCTGAGCACCGTGATGGACTCCCTGGAAAAGGAGGGCGTGGTCCTATCCCGGACCGTCAGGATAGGCCACACCGAGGCGATAAAGAGGGCGGTGGAGGCCGGCATGGGCATAAGCTGTCTCTCTCGGTTTGCCGTGGAGAGGGAGGTGGCCCGAGGCGAGCTGGTCATAGTCGATACGGCCATGGTCCTGCATCGATGGTTCCGGGTGGTCTACCACAGGGGAAACCGAGGAGGTTCTGCCTATTCAGCGATGATGAAATGGCTGATGGAACATCGGTCAAGGGCCTGA
- the ord gene encoding 2,4-diaminopentanoate dehydrogenase: protein MRKEAVKVIIWGLGAMGKGMAEMMLKKQGFEIVGVVGRGAKIGKSMYDFLEMPKGDRPDVLIGAPEDVIVPGAADVVLLCTDSFVKGTFDKIKFVAERKINVVSSAEEMAYPKAQEPELAVEIDKIAKENGVTVLGTGINPGLMMDLLVVIFTGACESVEHITARRVNSLSPFGPAVMEEQGIGITEEDFRKKSAAGELAGHVGFAESIHMIGDAIGWNVEEVTQTMEPIVTEVDRKSPYGFAKAGDVAGCAMKGFGKVAGEIKIEMDHPQQIEPHLGGTDTGDYIIIKGTPDVNMANKPEIPGGIGTIAMCVNMIPHVINAKAGLKTMLDLPVPRAIMGDVRAMIEED from the coding sequence ATGAGGAAGGAAGCTGTAAAGGTTATCATCTGGGGTCTCGGTGCTATGGGTAAAGGTATGGCGGAGATGATGCTCAAGAAACAGGGTTTTGAGATAGTTGGGGTCGTCGGCCGTGGTGCCAAGATCGGCAAAAGTATGTACGATTTTCTGGAGATGCCCAAAGGTGACCGCCCGGATGTCCTTATAGGAGCCCCTGAGGACGTCATAGTTCCAGGAGCCGCCGACGTGGTGCTCCTCTGCACCGACTCCTTCGTCAAGGGAACCTTCGACAAGATCAAGTTTGTGGCCGAGAGGAAGATCAACGTCGTCTCCAGCGCCGAGGAGATGGCCTACCCCAAGGCCCAGGAGCCCGAGCTGGCCGTGGAGATCGACAAAATCGCCAAGGAGAACGGCGTCACCGTACTGGGTACCGGCATCAACCCGGGCCTCATGATGGATCTCCTCGTCGTCATATTCACCGGAGCCTGTGAGTCTGTGGAGCACATCACCGCCCGCAGGGTCAACAGCCTCTCCCCCTTCGGCCCCGCTGTCATGGAGGAGCAGGGTATAGGCATCACCGAGGAGGACTTCCGCAAAAAGAGCGCCGCCGGTGAACTCGCAGGCCACGTCGGTTTTGCCGAGTCCATCCACATGATCGGAGACGCCATCGGCTGGAACGTCGAGGAGGTCACCCAGACCATGGAGCCTATCGTCACCGAAGTCGACCGCAAGTCCCCTTACGGCTTTGCCAAGGCCGGAGACGTGGCTGGCTGTGCTATGAAGGGCTTCGGTAAGGTAGCTGGAGAGATAAAGATCGAGATGGATCATCCCCAGCAGATCGAGCCTCACCTCGGCGGAACCGACACCGGCGACTACATAATCATAAAGGGAACTCCCGACGTAAACATGGCCAACAAGCCTGAGATCCCCGGCGGAATCGGCACCATCGCCATGTGCGTCAACATGATCCCCCACGTCATCAACGCCAAGGCGGGTCTCAAGACCATGTTGGACCTTCCGGTCCCCAGGGCCATCATGGGCGACGTCAGGGCTATGATCGAGGAGGACTAA
- the oraE gene encoding D-ornithine 4,5-aminomutase subunit OraE has protein sequence MTMNLEPNKRLDVKELLEDLENYRPKRRGWHWRDGRDKVHKIGDFEFHEASDSLKNSVPLPGSRGFGYIDPQPDCVITTEIASGRFEDDVRRMRMSAWHGADHLMVIRTAGQSHIDSLLEGTTQGIGGIAVTRKQVRATRKALDAIEEEVGRPINFHSYISGVAGPDIAVMFAEEGVNGAHQDPQYNVLYRNVNMVRSFVDACEAKKIMAWADILQIDGAHNANATAMKAWKVRPELMVQHAINSIFSRKVGLKPENIALSTVPPSAPPAPCMRLDLPYAVALRDFFSEYKMRAQQNTKYMESDMKEATVTHTLNLVISRLTSADIQSTITPDEGRNVPWHYNNIAGTTTAKQALNGMDGFREMVKIDRDGPLGDVVRELKERAVLFMEEILEVGGYFKAVEDGFFVDSGYYPERNGDGIARQADGGIGCGMLFQRDPDYFAPVSVHYGNNCIPEEFDGKASAAIGGDTFEDPSKIVFVDELDEQDNVNVRLAELDKYYETNLIRPEVEWRADGIVAVNLFLPVDERTAEFAAIKCGEKMGLEDVTVVHKLAMHPSEGTYVEIKGKVNFDINVDELVIPEKEETLSEEEIRADIAENPIFVVAATVGQDEHSVGLKETLDIKHGGIEKFGIKYLYLGTSCPVEKLVDAAIETDADAILASTIITHDDVHIKNMKKIHELCIEKGIRDKVILACGGTQVTNEIAKDSGMDAGFGRGSKGIDVASFLVRFRRGQI, from the coding sequence ATGACCATGAATCTTGAGCCCAACAAAAGACTGGACGTCAAGGAGCTCCTTGAGGACCTGGAGAACTACCGTCCCAAGCGCAGGGGCTGGCACTGGAGAGATGGCCGAGACAAGGTCCATAAAATAGGCGACTTTGAGTTCCACGAGGCGTCGGATAGCCTGAAGAACTCCGTTCCCCTCCCTGGAAGCCGGGGATTCGGCTATATAGATCCTCAGCCCGACTGCGTCATAACCACCGAGATAGCCTCCGGTCGGTTTGAGGATGACGTCCGCAGGATGAGGATGTCCGCATGGCACGGAGCGGACCACCTCATGGTCATCCGTACCGCCGGACAGTCCCATATAGACTCACTCCTCGAGGGAACCACACAGGGCATCGGTGGAATAGCCGTCACCAGAAAGCAGGTTCGGGCCACAAGAAAAGCCCTCGACGCCATAGAGGAAGAGGTCGGCCGTCCTATAAACTTCCACTCCTACATCTCCGGCGTGGCGGGACCCGACATAGCCGTTATGTTCGCCGAAGAGGGGGTCAACGGAGCCCACCAGGATCCTCAGTACAACGTACTGTACAGAAACGTCAACATGGTCAGGAGCTTCGTGGATGCCTGCGAGGCCAAGAAGATTATGGCCTGGGCGGACATACTCCAGATAGACGGAGCCCACAACGCCAACGCCACCGCCATGAAAGCCTGGAAGGTCCGTCCTGAGCTCATGGTACAGCACGCTATAAACAGCATCTTCTCCCGTAAGGTAGGTTTAAAGCCGGAGAACATAGCCCTCTCCACGGTTCCACCCTCTGCTCCTCCTGCGCCATGCATGAGGTTGGACCTGCCCTACGCCGTGGCGCTTCGGGACTTCTTCAGCGAGTACAAGATGAGGGCCCAGCAGAACACCAAGTACATGGAGTCGGACATGAAGGAAGCCACGGTCACCCACACCTTGAACCTGGTGATCTCCAGGCTTACCAGCGCCGACATCCAGTCCACCATAACCCCCGACGAGGGTAGAAACGTGCCGTGGCACTACAACAACATCGCAGGGACCACCACGGCTAAACAGGCCCTCAACGGCATGGACGGATTCAGAGAGATGGTCAAGATCGATCGAGACGGTCCCCTCGGCGACGTCGTCCGTGAGCTCAAGGAGCGAGCCGTCCTCTTTATGGAGGAGATCCTGGAGGTCGGTGGCTACTTCAAGGCCGTCGAGGACGGATTCTTCGTCGACAGCGGCTACTACCCAGAGCGCAACGGCGACGGAATCGCCCGTCAGGCCGACGGCGGCATAGGCTGCGGTATGCTTTTCCAGAGGGACCCTGACTACTTCGCCCCTGTCTCGGTCCACTACGGAAACAACTGCATCCCCGAGGAGTTCGACGGCAAAGCCTCCGCCGCCATAGGAGGGGACACCTTCGAGGATCCCTCAAAAATCGTCTTCGTCGACGAGCTGGACGAGCAGGATAACGTCAACGTCCGTCTCGCCGAGCTGGACAAATACTACGAGACCAATCTCATCAGGCCCGAGGTGGAGTGGAGGGCCGACGGTATAGTGGCGGTCAACCTGTTCCTCCCGGTGGACGAGAGGACCGCCGAGTTCGCCGCAATCAAGTGCGGCGAGAAGATGGGCCTGGAAGATGTCACGGTGGTACACAAACTGGCCATGCACCCCTCCGAGGGAACCTACGTGGAGATAAAGGGCAAGGTCAACTTCGACATCAACGTCGACGAGCTGGTCATTCCCGAGAAGGAGGAGACCCTCTCTGAGGAGGAGATCAGAGCGGACATAGCGGAGAACCCCATCTTCGTCGTGGCGGCCACGGTAGGCCAGGACGAGCATTCGGTGGGCCTGAAAGAGACCCTGGACATCAAGCACGGCGGCATAGAGAAATTCGGCATCAAGTACCTCTATCTCGGCACCTCCTGCCCGGTGGAGAAACTTGTAGACGCGGCCATAGAGACCGACGCCGACGCTATACTTGCCTCGACGATCATCACCCACGACGACGTCCACATAAAGAATATGAAAAAGATCCACGAGCTCTGTATCGAGAAAGGCATCAGGGACAAGGTTATCCTGGCATGTGGCGGTACACAGGTAACCAACGAGATAGCCAAAGACTCAGGTATGGACGCCGGGTTTGGCCGTGGCTCCAAGGGCATAGACGTGGCCAGCTTCCTGGTCAGGTTCCGCAGAGGACAGATATAA
- a CDS encoding ornithine aminomutase subunit alpha codes for MKREDDFQVRRQHLANLSEDELKARFWELAGKVVDPMLELGKTHTTPAVERSVLLRMGFSSLEVKPIVEGVIAKGLMPKGAGNVVWRLSKKLGVSVREAGVALAEGKHWDTVETLFGGDNR; via the coding sequence ATGAAGAGAGAAGACGATTTTCAGGTACGCCGTCAACACCTGGCTAACCTATCGGAAGATGAACTGAAGGCCCGTTTCTGGGAATTGGCGGGGAAGGTAGTGGATCCTATGCTCGAGCTGGGAAAAACCCACACCACCCCTGCTGTAGAGAGAAGCGTCCTGCTGCGTATGGGGTTCTCCAGCCTGGAGGTCAAGCCTATAGTCGAGGGCGTTATAGCCAAGGGGCTCATGCCTAAAGGCGCGGGGAACGTCGTGTGGCGTCTGTCGAAAAAACTGGGAGTTTCGGTACGGGAAGCTGGAGTTGCCCTGGCGGAGGGCAAGCACTGGGATACGGTAGAGACCTTGTTCGGAGGGGATAACAGATGA
- the ortB gene encoding 2-amino-4-oxopentanoate thiolase subunit OrtB produces the protein MTLDMSYEAVMGRKNEIMKKAIGIDYSEFESGSLSFDYERMMHEAGYSLDEIRKIQGATGVGNTPLLELRNITALARKYAPEGKGARIFIKDEASNPSGSFKARRAATAVYHAKKHGYKGVIAATSGNYGAAVASQAAMQGLKCIIVQECYDSRMIGQPEILEKQRACEAYGAEVVQLTVGPELFYTFLSLLEETGYFNASLYTPFGIAGVETLGYEIAEQFRERLGSAPDAVVVTHAGGGNVTGTARGLIKADSEDTLVVGASVDLSGLHMASDHDFNRKSFTTGHTGFGIPFATWPDRADVPRNAARPLRYLDRYLLVKQGEVFYMTEALAILEGLERGPAGNTSLTAAFVLAQEMDRDQTIVVQETEYTGAGKHPMPQISFAKKNGVEVLFGDPDTEVPGKNIVFPENPGSIKIREFDLDKARRSYIRNSMAKVCCHSCVSDDDVAFLAAETKTDGSFVRSVMEELKASE, from the coding sequence ATGACCTTAGATATGTCCTACGAGGCGGTAATGGGCCGTAAAAACGAGATAATGAAGAAGGCCATAGGCATAGACTACTCGGAGTTCGAGTCGGGCTCTCTATCCTTCGACTACGAGAGGATGATGCACGAAGCGGGCTATTCCCTGGATGAGATAAGAAAGATCCAGGGGGCCACAGGGGTCGGCAACACCCCTCTTCTGGAGCTTAGAAACATCACAGCTCTGGCCAGAAAGTACGCCCCGGAGGGAAAGGGAGCCAGAATATTTATCAAAGACGAGGCGTCCAACCCTTCCGGCAGCTTCAAGGCCCGTAGGGCCGCTACCGCCGTCTACCACGCAAAAAAACACGGCTACAAGGGAGTTATCGCCGCCACCAGCGGCAACTACGGCGCAGCGGTGGCGTCCCAGGCGGCCATGCAGGGTCTGAAATGCATCATCGTCCAGGAGTGCTACGACAGCCGAATGATCGGCCAGCCGGAGATACTGGAGAAACAGAGGGCCTGCGAGGCCTACGGTGCGGAGGTCGTTCAGCTCACCGTAGGGCCGGAGCTCTTCTACACCTTCCTGAGCCTTCTGGAGGAGACGGGATACTTTAACGCTTCTCTCTACACCCCTTTCGGTATAGCGGGGGTCGAGACACTGGGCTACGAAATTGCGGAGCAGTTCAGGGAGAGGCTCGGCTCGGCTCCTGATGCGGTGGTGGTCACCCACGCTGGAGGGGGTAACGTCACAGGGACCGCCAGAGGTCTCATAAAGGCCGACTCTGAGGATACGTTGGTCGTGGGGGCTTCGGTGGACCTCTCGGGGCTTCACATGGCCTCGGATCACGACTTCAACCGCAAGTCTTTCACCACAGGGCACACGGGATTTGGCATACCTTTTGCCACGTGGCCCGATAGGGCCGACGTGCCGAGAAACGCCGCTCGGCCCCTTCGCTACCTGGACCGCTATCTTCTGGTCAAACAGGGCGAGGTGTTCTACATGACCGAGGCCCTGGCTATCTTAGAGGGACTGGAGAGAGGCCCCGCAGGGAACACCTCCCTCACCGCCGCTTTCGTCCTGGCCCAGGAGATGGACAGGGACCAGACCATCGTCGTCCAGGAGACCGAGTACACCGGGGCGGGAAAACATCCTATGCCTCAGATCAGCTTCGCCAAGAAAAACGGCGTAGAGGTGCTCTTCGGCGACCCGGACACCGAGGTTCCCGGAAAGAACATCGTTTTCCCGGAGAACCCGGGCTCCATAAAGATCAGGGAATTCGACCTGGACAAGGCCAGAAGGTCCTACATCCGCAACTCGATGGCAAAAGTCTGTTGTCACAGCTGTGTATCCGACGACGACGTGGCTTTCCTGGCGGCGGAGACAAAGACCGACGGTAGCTTCGTGAGGTCGGTGATGGAAGAATTAAAGGCCTCTGAGTAA
- the ortA gene encoding 2-amino-4-oxopentanoate thiolase subunit OrtA codes for MNQVERAKKGDWVQVKQIVLPPEGRAPQAPEDTKATPLLLWVKGFAKSDGAMGDEISVETLTGREVKGELSAINPRYVHDFGDFVPEFLVIDVQLRSLMEEV; via the coding sequence GTGAACCAAGTGGAAAGGGCAAAAAAAGGCGACTGGGTACAGGTAAAGCAGATCGTGCTGCCCCCGGAGGGCAGAGCCCCTCAGGCTCCTGAGGACACCAAGGCGACCCCCCTTCTCCTGTGGGTGAAGGGATTCGCCAAGTCCGACGGGGCCATGGGAGATGAGATCTCCGTTGAGACCCTGACAGGCAGAGAGGTCAAAGGAGAGCTCTCCGCCATCAACCCGAGATACGTTCACGATTTCGGCGACTTCGTGCCGGAGTTTCTCGTCATAGACGTGCAGCTCAGATCGCTCATGGAGGAGGTGTAG
- a CDS encoding putative sulfate exporter family transporter, translated as MERIIRNPISWLVVAFVLSALTSSPATGLCTGALLGLTVGNPARSSTSKAGKYLLQGSVVLLGFGLQIGVVLKVGSESLGITAISIGLTLGIGWLLGRALKVDRELSTLLSGGTAICGGSAIAAIAPAIGASGANTAVAMAVVFLLNGVALVIFPPIGHAFGLTQDQFGLWAALAIHDTSSVVGAGAAYGTVALALATTVKLTRALWIVPVSFVAARLHKKDSSAKIQWFLVGFMAAALIRSLIPQADPAWTGLASLGKRLMTATLFLVGAGLTMEDLRKAGGRPLLCAILLWITVTTLSLILIKGNFISLTV; from the coding sequence ATGGAAAGGATTATCAGGAACCCCATATCCTGGCTTGTGGTGGCTTTTGTCCTCAGTGCCCTGACGTCGTCACCGGCGACGGGGCTCTGCACGGGGGCCCTGCTGGGCCTGACGGTGGGAAATCCCGCCAGGTCGTCCACGTCAAAGGCGGGAAAGTACCTGCTTCAGGGGTCGGTGGTACTGCTGGGATTTGGACTACAGATAGGGGTGGTTCTTAAGGTGGGGTCCGAGTCATTGGGCATCACGGCGATCAGTATAGGCCTCACATTGGGGATCGGTTGGCTGCTAGGCAGGGCTCTGAAGGTGGACCGGGAGCTTTCCACCTTGCTCAGCGGAGGGACCGCCATATGCGGCGGAAGCGCCATAGCGGCCATAGCCCCGGCAATAGGGGCATCAGGGGCCAACACGGCGGTGGCGATGGCGGTGGTGTTTCTGCTAAACGGCGTCGCCCTGGTGATCTTCCCACCTATAGGCCACGCCTTCGGCCTGACCCAGGACCAGTTCGGCCTATGGGCGGCTCTGGCCATACACGACACCAGCAGCGTCGTAGGAGCGGGAGCGGCCTACGGAACCGTGGCTCTGGCTCTCGCCACCACGGTAAAACTGACCAGAGCCCTGTGGATCGTTCCGGTGTCATTCGTGGCCGCCAGGCTTCATAAGAAGGACTCGAGCGCGAAGATACAGTGGTTTCTGGTGGGATTTATGGCAGCAGCCCTGATTCGGAGCCTTATCCCCCAGGCCGATCCGGCTTGGACGGGGCTCGCATCATTGGGGAAGAGGCTCATGACCGCCACCCTGTTTTTGGTGGGAGCGGGGCTTACTATGGAGGACCTGAGAAAGGCGGGAGGGAGACCTCTGCTCTGCGCTATTTTACTTTGGATCACCGTGACCACGCTGTCACTGATCCTCATAAAAGGAAACTTTATATCTCTTACGGTTTAG